A single Camelus dromedarius isolate mCamDro1 chromosome 26, mCamDro1.pat, whole genome shotgun sequence DNA region contains:
- the LOC135319378 gene encoding dihydrodiol dehydrogenase 3-like isoform X1: protein MDPKHQRRELTDGRFIPVLGFGTFAPEEVPKSEALEATKFAIGAGFRHIDCAYVYQNEEQVGQAIRSKIADGTVKRDDIFYTSKLWATFLRPELVRPALEKSLKNLQLDYVDLYIIHFPVAMKPGEEAYPKDENGKMMFDTVDLCRTWEAMEKCKDAGLAKSIGVSNFNHKQLEKILNKPGLKHKPVCNQVECHPYLNQSKLLDFCKSKDIVLVAYSALGSQRDPKWVDQSLPVLLDDPLLGAIAKKHKRSPALIALRYQLQRGVVVLAKSYKEKETKENIQVFDFELPPEDMKAIDGLNRNIRYCDFQFAAGHPEYPFSEEY, encoded by the exons ATGGATCCCAAACATCAGCGTCGGGAACTTACTGACGGCCGCTTCATTCCTGTGCTGGGATTTGGCACCTTTGCACCTGAGGAG GTTCCTAAGAGCGAAGCTCTAGAGGCCACCAAATTCGCTATAGGTGCTGGGTTCCGCCATATTGACTGTGCGTATGTCTACCAAAACGAAGAGCAGGTTGGACAGGCCATCCGAAGCAAGATTGCAGACGGCACTGTGAAGAGAGACGACATATTCTACACCTCAAAg CTTTGGGCCACTTTCCTCCGACCAGAGTTGGTGCGACCAGCCTTGGAAAAGTCACTGAAAAATCTTCAACTGGACTATGTGGACCTCTACATTATTCACTTTCCCGTGGCTATGAAG CCAGGAGAGGAGGCTTATCCcaaagatgaaaatggaaaaatgatgtTTGACACAGTGGATCTCTGTAGGACATGGGAG gcCATGGAGAAGTGTAAGGACGCGGGACTGGCCAAGTCCATCGGTGTGTCCAACTTTAACCACAAGCAGCTGGAGAAGATCCTGAACAAGCCAGGGCTCAAGCACAAGCCTGTCTGCAACCAG GTGGAATGTCACCCTTATCTCAACCAGAGCAAACTGCTGGATTTCTGCAAGTCCAAGGACATTGTTCTGGTTGCCTACAGTGCTCTGGGATCCCAAAGAGACCCCAAATG GGTGGACCAAAGCCTCCCCGTTCTCTTGGACGACCCACTTCTTGGTGCCATTGCCAAGAAGCACAAGCGCAGCCCAGCTCTGATTGCCCTTCGCTACCAGCTGCAGCGCGGGGTGGTGGTTCTGGCCAAGAGTTACAAGGAGAAGGAGACTAAAGAGAACATTCAG gTTTTTGACTTTGAGTTGCCACCAGAAGACATGAAAGCAATTGATGGCCTCAACAGAAATATACGATATTGCGATTTTCAATT tGCTGCTGGTCACCCTGAGTACCCGTTTTCCGAAGAATACTGA
- the LOC135319378 gene encoding dihydrodiol dehydrogenase 3-like isoform X2, with the protein MSVPKSEALEATKFAIGAGFRHIDCAYVYQNEEQVGQAIRSKIADGTVKRDDIFYTSKLWATFLRPELVRPALEKSLKNLQLDYVDLYIIHFPVAMKPGEEAYPKDENGKMMFDTVDLCRTWEAMEKCKDAGLAKSIGVSNFNHKQLEKILNKPGLKHKPVCNQVECHPYLNQSKLLDFCKSKDIVLVAYSALGSQRDPKWVDQSLPVLLDDPLLGAIAKKHKRSPALIALRYQLQRGVVVLAKSYKEKETKENIQVFDFELPPEDMKAIDGLNRNIRYCDFQFAAGHPEYPFSEEY; encoded by the exons atgtct GTTCCTAAGAGCGAAGCTCTAGAGGCCACCAAATTCGCTATAGGTGCTGGGTTCCGCCATATTGACTGTGCGTATGTCTACCAAAACGAAGAGCAGGTTGGACAGGCCATCCGAAGCAAGATTGCAGACGGCACTGTGAAGAGAGACGACATATTCTACACCTCAAAg CTTTGGGCCACTTTCCTCCGACCAGAGTTGGTGCGACCAGCCTTGGAAAAGTCACTGAAAAATCTTCAACTGGACTATGTGGACCTCTACATTATTCACTTTCCCGTGGCTATGAAG CCAGGAGAGGAGGCTTATCCcaaagatgaaaatggaaaaatgatgtTTGACACAGTGGATCTCTGTAGGACATGGGAG gcCATGGAGAAGTGTAAGGACGCGGGACTGGCCAAGTCCATCGGTGTGTCCAACTTTAACCACAAGCAGCTGGAGAAGATCCTGAACAAGCCAGGGCTCAAGCACAAGCCTGTCTGCAACCAG GTGGAATGTCACCCTTATCTCAACCAGAGCAAACTGCTGGATTTCTGCAAGTCCAAGGACATTGTTCTGGTTGCCTACAGTGCTCTGGGATCCCAAAGAGACCCCAAATG GGTGGACCAAAGCCTCCCCGTTCTCTTGGACGACCCACTTCTTGGTGCCATTGCCAAGAAGCACAAGCGCAGCCCAGCTCTGATTGCCCTTCGCTACCAGCTGCAGCGCGGGGTGGTGGTTCTGGCCAAGAGTTACAAGGAGAAGGAGACTAAAGAGAACATTCAG gTTTTTGACTTTGAGTTGCCACCAGAAGACATGAAAGCAATTGATGGCCTCAACAGAAATATACGATATTGCGATTTTCAATT tGCTGCTGGTCACCCTGAGTACCCGTTTTCCGAAGAATACTGA